GGGCGGCCCCGACCAGGAGGGCCAGAGCGGTCAGGAGTCGTTCTAGTCGTCGTCGGCGTCGACCTCGGTGCGGGCCTGTCGTCGCTGGGCCCGTTCGATGAACTCCTGCGGTAGCTCGTCGATCTCGCCGGCCTGTACCCCCCAGAGGTGGGCGTAGAGCCCGTCGTTCGCGAGGAGCTCCTCGTGAGTCCCCCGTTCGTCGATCTCGCCGTCCTCCAGGACGATGATCTGGTCGGCGTCCTTGATCGTCGAAAGGCGGTGGGCGATGGCGAAGGTAGTCCGGTCTTCGGTCAACTCGTCGAGCGAGCGCTGGATGAGCATCTCGGTTTCGGTGTCGACGTCGCTGGTCGCCTCGTCGAGGATCAGGATCTCCGGATCCTTCAGAATCGCTCTGGCGATCGCGACTCGCTGGCGCTGGCCGCCCGAGAGCTTGACGCCTCGTTCGCCGACCATCGTGTCGTAGCCGTCAGGGAGGTTCTGGATGAACTCGTGGGCCTCGGCCGCTTTCGCGGCCGCGACGATCTCCTCGCGGTCGGCCTCGAAGGTGCCGTAGGTTATGTTCTCCTCGACGCTCCCGTAGAACAGGAACGAGTCCTGGCCGACGTAGCCCATCGATCGCCGCAGACTCGCCAGGGAGACGCCCCTGACGTCCTGGTCGTCGATCCGGATCGCGCCGTCGTCGACGTCGTACAGCCGGAGCAGCAGTTTGAGGACGGTCGACTTTCCGGCCCCCGTCGGCCCGACCAGCGCGACGGTCTCGCCGCCGTCGACGTCGAAACTGACATCGTCGATGATGCGCTCGCTGTCGTCGTAGCCGAAGCCGACGTCGTCGTACTCGACGCGTCCCTCCCGGACCTCGAGCTCGTCGGCGTCCTCGTCGCGCTCGATGCGCCCCTCTTCGTCCATCAGTCCGAAGATACGCTCGCTCGAGGCCTCCGCGCGCTGGTACATGTTGATCACCTGGCCGAACTGGGCCATCGGCCAGACCAGCTGCTGGGTGTACATGATGAACGCGACGAAGACGCCGGTCTCGAGGGTGCCAGTAAATGGACCGGGTGCGGTTCCCGTGAACACCCAGTAGCCGCCGACGAGAAACGTCAGCACGAAGCCGATCCCGGAGATCAGCTGAAGTCCGGGGAAGAACTTGATCCGGAGCCAGATGGCGTCCCAGTTCTTGTCGTAGTACTTCCGGGAAACGTCCTCGACGCGGTCGGATTCGTACGACTCGGTGTTCGAGGACTTGATGACGTTGATCCCGCCGAGGTTGTTCTCGAGCCGGGAGTTGACCTTCCCGACCGACGAGCGAACGGCGGCGTACTTCGGCTGGATCTTCTTGACGAAGATGTAGGTGAATATCGCGATCAGCGGCACCGGGGCCAGCGACACCAGCGCAAGCTGCGGGTTGAGCCAGAACAGGAGTCCGGTGATCCCGACGACCATCACGATCAGCCGCGTCGCAGAGTTCATTCCCTCGTTCAGGAACCGCTCGAGCTGGTTGACGTCGTTGCTTAGCACCGACATCATCTCGCCGGTCTGCTTGTTGGCGAAAAACTCCATGTCCAGGCGCTGCATCTTGTCGTAGGTCGCGGTGCGGACGTCGTGTTGGACGCTCTGAGAGAAGGCGTTGAACCCCCAGTTGCGCAGCCAGTGGAAGATCGCCCCGAACGCGAACGAGCCGGCGATCGCAACGACGACGAACCAGAACTGCTCTTCCTGGGTCGTCGGTAGCCACCCCTCCGGCAACACGACGAGCGGGACCTGCTCGTGAAACGGCTGGTCGCCGAAGATCGAGTCGATCGCGACTGCGAGCAACAGCGCGGGCAACAGATCGAGCGCGCGGGCAAAGATACTCGAGATGAGACCGACGGTAACGGAGAACCAGTATGGGCGACCGAAATCGAAGATCAACCGACGCATCGGGCTCTCGACGGACTCCCGTTGTTCCTCGAAGGGATCGTCTTTCTCCCAGTCGATGCCGCTCATTGCGTTCGTCTCCGTGACCGCCGGCAATAAGAGTTCCCTACGAATCGAAATACCGATCAGTCGGCTTCCGAACCGATCTCGACCTCGTCGCCGACCTCGATCCCGGCCTCGTCGGCGTAGCCGATCGGGACCTCGAGGACCCACTGCGCCTGGCCGGTGTACTCCTGGTCGGCGCCGTCCTCGTCGGGCCCGGGCTCGGGGGCGCTGTGGATCGTCGTGATCTCGCGGTCGGCGTCGATGAAGACGATGTCGATGCCGAAGTCCATATCTCGCATCACGTAGGTCCGCTCGTCCTCGCTCCCGTGGACGAACAGCATTCCCTCGCCGTCCTCGAGCGAGTCGTGGTCGCTCAGCCCCGTGTAGCGGTCGGTCGGCGTCTCTGCGATCTCGGCGTCGACTGTGGCTTTGGGCTCGCCGTCCGCATCGAGGACGCGGACCTCGGTTCGCTCCTCGCCCCAGGGTGTTGCCACGACGCCAAGCTGGACGAGCAACAGCGCGACGACGCCGAGTGCCGCAACGACGAGCAGTCCTTTCCAGACCCGCTCGAGAGCCATACCCCTGCTCCGACTCGAGAAAGTAAAGGTTATTCGGACGGGGCGACTGGGTTCGGAT
This genomic window from Natronococcus occultus SP4 contains:
- a CDS encoding ABC transporter ATP-binding protein is translated as MSGIDWEKDDPFEEQRESVESPMRRLIFDFGRPYWFSVTVGLISSIFARALDLLPALLLAVAIDSIFGDQPFHEQVPLVVLPEGWLPTTQEEQFWFVVVAIAGSFAFGAIFHWLRNWGFNAFSQSVQHDVRTATYDKMQRLDMEFFANKQTGEMMSVLSNDVNQLERFLNEGMNSATRLIVMVVGITGLLFWLNPQLALVSLAPVPLIAIFTYIFVKKIQPKYAAVRSSVGKVNSRLENNLGGINVIKSSNTESYESDRVEDVSRKYYDKNWDAIWLRIKFFPGLQLISGIGFVLTFLVGGYWVFTGTAPGPFTGTLETGVFVAFIMYTQQLVWPMAQFGQVINMYQRAEASSERIFGLMDEEGRIERDEDADELEVREGRVEYDDVGFGYDDSERIIDDVSFDVDGGETVALVGPTGAGKSTVLKLLLRLYDVDDGAIRIDDQDVRGVSLASLRRSMGYVGQDSFLFYGSVEENITYGTFEADREEIVAAAKAAEAHEFIQNLPDGYDTMVGERGVKLSGGQRQRVAIARAILKDPEILILDEATSDVDTETEMLIQRSLDELTEDRTTFAIAHRLSTIKDADQIIVLEDGEIDERGTHEELLANDGLYAHLWGVQAGEIDELPQEFIERAQRRQARTEVDADDD
- a CDS encoding DUF192 domain-containing protein, giving the protein MALERVWKGLLVVAALGVVALLLVQLGVVATPWGEERTEVRVLDADGEPKATVDAEIAETPTDRYTGLSDHDSLEDGEGMLFVHGSEDERTYVMRDMDFGIDIVFIDADREITTIHSAPEPGPDEDGADQEYTGQAQWVLEVPIGYADEAGIEVGDEVEIGSEAD